A single window of Etheostoma spectabile isolate EspeVRDwgs_2016 unplaced genomic scaffold, UIUC_Espe_1.0 scaffold00005615, whole genome shotgun sequence DNA harbors:
- the LOC116677666 gene encoding putative nuclease HARBI1, translating to MDRIKLAIAVGILYRQAEEEAAELRRSLRVRRDRMRRRMKRRLAISAFVSGYADLRPAFRLSRDTINVLVQMLPRQKSHGWSHDIEVAVCLYWLACGTSYRVTADIFAIPRATVGRIVHSVVEHMMAILHNIIHFPKPDEMEEVGAGFAHMAGHEAFRYVAGAIDGCHIRIVPPAEPQKRCYINRKLFPSVILQGVCDSRGKFLDTYVGNTGSVHDALVLRRSPMYKESLYPPPGFFLLGDGGYPCLQHPVTIMTPYRQPVAGQVQARFNKHHAKARSIIERCFGMLKTRWRAIFLRALEIRPLFAPKVISACCILHNLCLLTGDILEEDEEEEDEEHQGNVPDQGDQELSGIHLRARLAAQVSAPGELPAFLREHDYEQ from the exons ATGGACCGGATAAAGTTAGCCATTGCCGTCGGTATACTTTATCGACAAGCAGAAGAGGAGGCTGCTGAGCTGAGGAGGAGCCTGCGAGTGAGGAGagacaggatgaggaggaggatgaaacGGCGTCTGGCTATTTCAGCTTTTGTCTCTGGCTAT GCTGACCTAAGGCCAGCCTTTAGGCTCTCCAGGGACACCATCAACGTGCTGGTCCAGATGTTACCACGGCAAAAGTCACACGGATGGAGCCATGACATCGAGGTAGCCGTTTGCCTGTACTGGCTCGCATGTGGCACCTCGTACAGAGTCACAGCAGACATCTTTGCCATTCCGAGAGCCACTGTTGGACGAATTGTTCACAGTGTGGTGGAACACATGATGGCCATCCTGCACAATATAATTCATTTCCCCAAGCCAGATGAGATGGAGGAGGTGGGAGCAGGCTTTGCTCACATGGCTGGTCATGAGGCCTTCCGCTATGTGGCTGGTGCAATAGATGGATGCCACATCCGAATTGTCCCACCTGCTGAACCACAAAAGAGGTGCTACATTAATCGCAAGCTCTTCCCTTCAGTTATCCTTCAGGGGGTGTGTGACAGCAGAGGAAAATTCCTGGATACATACGTTGGCAACACAGGGTCAGTCCATGACGCCCTTGTCCTCCGGAGGTCACCGATGTACAAGGAGTCTCTGTATCCACCACCTGGCTTCTTTCTCCTTGGAGATGGGGGGTACCCATGTCTGCAGCATCCGGTCACCATCATGACGCCATACCGGCAGCCTGTAGCCG GCCAAGTTCAAGCACGCTTTAACAAGCACCATGCCAAGGCCAGGAGCATCATCGAGCGCTGCTTTGGCATGCTTAAAACCCGCTGGCGAGCAATATTCCTGAGGGCTTTGGAGATCCGGCCTCTATTTGCCCCAAAAGTCATCTCAGCATGCTGCATCCTCCACAACCTTTGTCTGTTGACCGGGGATATTctggaggaggacgaggaagaggaggatgaagaacaTCAGGGTAACGTTCCTGATCAAGGTGATCAGGAACTCTCCGGCATTCATCTTCGTGCAAGACTTGCTGCACAGGTGTCTGCCCCTGGAGAGCTGCCTGCATTTCTAAGGGAGCATGACTATGAGCAATAA